In the genome of Olsenella profusa DSM 13989, one region contains:
- a CDS encoding helix-turn-helix domain-containing protein, with the protein MDGHDSLGETIRDLRRQQHVTQEQLAEGICSPITVSRIENGHQMPSKAILDALLSRLHSSVYQLCNV; encoded by the coding sequence ATGGATGGACATGACTCGCTAGGAGAGACCATACGGGACCTCCGCAGACAGCAGCACGTCACGCAGGAGCAGCTTGCCGAGGGCATATGCTCGCCCATCACGGTCTCGCGCATCGAGAACGGGCACCAGATGCCCTCCAAGGCCATACTGGACGCCCTGCTCTCGCGCCTGCATTCGAGCGTATACCAGCTGTGCAACGTGTAG
- a CDS encoding DUF4013 domain-containing protein, with amino-acid sequence MPQNVGYFSYAWGLLKRDKGWPKVILLLGLAMLVPVVGWLGVAGYIYEWGRLTAWGVDAAPKQSGVQIGECIKSGWRVFVSRIGWGVVWGLVAWFVGLVPVLGSIVVIVVGIFVETFLTVCAIRAEIYQDFTAGYQINRIYEMIKRDFKGFAKVTGISLLMSLVLGVVLALVSMIGFAGTGASFIGTVGSTGSHYSTQAVARILGSFFMVALIVVMIGLFFRSWIDCITTNMVALWMRQFNVPAWGASGDPLPWSPTLPTGGASAAPQVTPQQQPPYGYGQPQQAAPQQQPAGYQQPYAQPQAQPQPYQQPVGYQPQAAPQQSWQPYQQPAPQPVAVPLTPQQAAMPDGGYPVAAPQGVPAATPVPAPPAQPAPAAQPASEAAQPAQPAAPQATPASQPAPAPAAQPAQSAPAPAAQPASETAQVAPAPQPASEADQPAQPATPQAASTSPSASEAAQATPAPQPAVPPSPAPEPSDDASGTPQQ; translated from the coding sequence ATGCCACAGAACGTCGGGTATTTCTCCTATGCTTGGGGCCTCCTCAAGCGTGACAAAGGGTGGCCAAAAGTCATTCTTCTGCTTGGTCTGGCGATGCTCGTCCCGGTGGTGGGGTGGCTGGGTGTCGCCGGCTATATCTATGAGTGGGGGCGCCTGACCGCGTGGGGCGTGGACGCCGCGCCGAAGCAGTCGGGAGTTCAGATTGGTGAATGCATCAAGAGTGGCTGGCGCGTCTTTGTCTCTAGGATTGGCTGGGGGGTCGTATGGGGCCTCGTCGCATGGTTCGTGGGACTTGTCCCCGTTCTGGGAAGCATCGTTGTGATCGTCGTCGGCATCTTTGTAGAGACCTTCCTTACGGTCTGTGCCATCCGTGCCGAGATCTATCAGGACTTTACCGCTGGCTATCAGATCAACCGCATCTATGAGATGATCAAACGCGACTTCAAGGGCTTTGCCAAGGTTACCGGCATCAGCCTGCTCATGAGTCTGGTGCTTGGCGTCGTCCTCGCGCTCGTCTCCATGATTGGGTTTGCCGGCACGGGTGCGAGCTTCATAGGGACCGTGGGCAGCACAGGGTCTCACTACAGCACGCAGGCCGTCGCACGCATACTCGGATCGTTCTTCATGGTGGCCCTGATCGTTGTCATGATCGGGCTGTTCTTCCGCTCTTGGATCGATTGCATCACCACCAATATGGTTGCCCTGTGGATGAGGCAGTTCAATGTTCCCGCGTGGGGTGCCAGTGGCGACCCGCTGCCTTGGTCTCCCACCCTCCCTACGGGCGGCGCCTCTGCCGCCCCACAGGTGACTCCACAGCAGCAGCCCCCGTATGGGTACGGACAGCCCCAGCAGGCGGCTCCACAGCAACAGCCTGCGGGCTATCAGCAGCCCTATGCACAGCCACAGGCTCAGCCCCAGCCGTATCAGCAGCCTGTGGGCTATCAGCCCCAGGCTGCCCCCCAGCAGAGCTGGCAGCCCTACCAGCAGCCTGCACCGCAACCTGTTGCGGTACCCCTGACCCCTCAGCAGGCAGCCATGCCTGACGGTGGGTATCCCGTCGCCGCGCCCCAAGGTGTCCCTGCGGCAACTCCGGTGCCCGCGCCACCCGCTCAGCCCGCGCCCGCCGCGCAGCCCGCTTCGGAGGCGGCTCAGCCCGCTCAGCCTGCCGCTCCGCAGGCGACCCCCGCCTCCCAGCCCGCTCCCGCGCCCGCCGCTCAGCCCGCTCAGTCCGCTCCCGCGCCCGCCGCGCAGCCCGCTTCGGAGACGGCTCAGGTGGCTCCTGCCCCCCAGCCCGCTTCGGAGGCGGATCAGCCCGCTCAGCCTGCCACTCCGCAGGCGGCTTCCACCTCCCCGTCCGCTTCGGAGGCGGCTCAGGCGACCCCTGCCCCCCAGCCTGCCGTGCCGCCGTCGCCTGCTCCCGAGCCCTCCGATGACGCGAGTGGAACCCCGCAGCAGTAG
- the rpsF gene encoding 30S ribosomal protein S6 — protein MKAYELLYFVDPAATEETRAAVMRRIEVAITENGGMVGGVEDWGKRKLAFEVDKLNEGDYTLINFRTDPSQIAELDRILRINDAVKRHMVVRRTDED, from the coding sequence ATGAAGGCTTATGAACTGCTGTATTTTGTCGATCCTGCAGCAACCGAGGAGACGCGCGCCGCTGTGATGAGGCGCATCGAGGTCGCCATCACCGAGAACGGTGGCATGGTCGGCGGTGTCGAGGACTGGGGCAAGCGTAAGCTCGCCTTTGAGGTCGATAAGCTCAACGAGGGCGACTACACCCTCATCAACTTCCGCACAGATCCCAGCCAGATTGCCGAGCTCGACCGTATCCTTCGCATCAACGATGCTGTGAAACGCCACATGGTCGTGCGTCGTACCGACGAGGACTAA
- a CDS encoding single-stranded DNA-binding protein, with amino-acid sequence MSINRVNISGNLTRDPELRQTTSGTAILRFGVAVNDRRRNQSGEWEDVPNFVDCVVFGNRAEPLSRFLSKGSKVAVEGKLRYSSWERDGQRRSKLEVVVDEVEFLSPRGAGAQGPQGGYQQSSQQQPSYTAPAPAPAPAPQSPPVQKPPSADVYDEDIPF; translated from the coding sequence ATGAGCATCAACAGGGTGAACATCTCGGGCAACCTCACGCGCGACCCCGAGCTGAGGCAGACCACGTCCGGCACCGCCATCCTGCGCTTCGGTGTGGCCGTCAACGACCGCCGCCGCAACCAGAGCGGCGAGTGGGAGGACGTCCCCAACTTCGTGGATTGCGTCGTGTTCGGCAACCGCGCCGAGCCGCTCAGCCGCTTCCTCTCCAAGGGCTCAAAGGTCGCCGTGGAGGGCAAGCTCCGCTACAGCTCCTGGGAGAGGGACGGGCAGCGTCGCAGCAAGCTGGAGGTCGTCGTGGACGAGGTGGAGTTCCTCTCGCCCAGGGGCGCCGGCGCGCAGGGTCCCCAGGGGGGCTACCAACAGTCCAGCCAGCAGCAACCCAGCTACACGGCGCCCGCTCCCGCACCCGCCCCCGCACCGCAGAGCCCTCCCGTCCAGAAGCCCCCCTCTGCGGACGTCTATGACGAGGACATTCCGTTCTAG
- the rpsR gene encoding 30S ribosomal protein S18, which yields MAKQRQVEQRQPRRKYCQFCKENVEFIDYKDTQLLRKYMTDRGKIKPRRVTGACTQHQHDIALAIKRAREMALLPYAASVVSTRGGRNRG from the coding sequence ATGGCCAAGCAAAGGCAAGTCGAGCAGCGTCAGCCGCGTCGCAAGTACTGCCAGTTCTGCAAGGAGAACGTCGAGTTCATCGACTATAAGGACACCCAGCTCCTTCGCAAGTACATGACCGATCGTGGCAAGATCAAGCCCCGTCGCGTCACGGGCGCCTGCACGCAGCATCAGCACGACATCGCGCTCGCCATCAAGCGCGCCCGTGAGATGGCGCTTCTGCCGTATGCCGCCAGCGTGGTCTCCACGCGTGGCGGCCGCAATCGCGGTTAG
- the rplI gene encoding 50S ribosomal protein L9, whose product MKVILLDELRGKGGEGDIVEVAQGYAENFLFPNKIAQPATPGNIKQLDQRRSGIEKREEQRIATARAMRERLNGKTVIVEARVGENNQLFGSVTTAQIADVIKAQLDVEVDRKRITRTAAIKTAGSHSIEINLYRDINAELAVLVGVAEEELAADEQAAAATAVTEGAEAAEQAVAERAAVEGHEAE is encoded by the coding sequence ATGAAAGTCATCCTTCTGGATGAGCTCAGGGGCAAGGGCGGCGAGGGCGACATCGTAGAGGTCGCCCAGGGCTATGCGGAGAACTTCCTGTTCCCCAACAAGATCGCCCAACCCGCCACCCCGGGCAACATCAAGCAGCTCGACCAGCGTCGCAGTGGCATCGAGAAGCGCGAGGAACAGCGCATCGCCACCGCACGTGCGATGCGGGAGAGGCTCAACGGCAAGACCGTGATCGTCGAGGCACGGGTCGGTGAGAACAACCAGCTCTTTGGCTCCGTCACCACCGCCCAGATCGCCGACGTGATCAAGGCGCAGCTGGACGTGGAGGTTGATCGCAAGCGCATCACGCGTACCGCGGCAATAAAGACGGCTGGTAGCCACAGTATCGAGATCAACCTCTACCGTGACATCAATGCGGAGCTTGCGGTGCTGGTTGGCGTGGCCGAGGAGGAGCTTGCCGCAGACGAGCAGGCTGCCGCCGCGACCGCCGTCACCGAGGGCGCGGAGGCCGCCGAGCAGGCTGTCGCCGAGCGCGCCGCCGTCGAGGGGCATGAGGCCGAGTAG
- the dnaB gene encoding replicative DNA helicase — translation MPQRRESQNEYDTSPLERGASMPQDSAAEASVLSAMLVSPEILQECLVELEPTDFYQYAHRTIFLAMNEMFDKGTAIDPISLADHLRSAAQLDKVGGASYLLDLNKEGPSLVNWPHYVDILHRDATLRDIITASAKISALAFDAPEDTKEVVDSAENLLLGVTNREIRSGYSTIGDVMGDLYDELAEAAQNPNGIIGVETGFSTIDARLQGLREGQMVVIGARPGVGKTSFALNLAVNAAAKGTSVAFFSLEMSKTEIAQRLLSSYARIPLTAIRGAHIKSDQWSTVFQATQELSTLDLMIDDTPGTTVTEIRAKARRMLKDKPRKLILIDYLQLLSPPSGRRTDSRATEVSEMSRGIKIMAKDLVCPVVALSQLNRQVTDRKGQRPQLSDLRESGSIEQDADIVILLDRSMTEEEAARDDRPDPNVTDFIIAKNRSGPLDIVPLMFLAGSTKFVEVDRNFQE, via the coding sequence ATGCCGCAGCGTCGGGAGAGCCAGAACGAATACGACACGTCGCCCCTCGAGCGGGGCGCGTCCATGCCACAGGACAGCGCTGCCGAGGCGTCCGTCCTCTCTGCCATGCTCGTCTCCCCGGAGATCCTGCAGGAGTGCCTGGTGGAGCTGGAGCCAACCGACTTCTATCAGTATGCGCATCGCACGATCTTCCTGGCCATGAACGAGATGTTCGACAAGGGCACGGCCATCGACCCCATCTCGCTGGCGGACCATCTGCGCAGTGCGGCCCAGCTCGACAAGGTGGGTGGTGCCAGCTATCTGCTGGATCTCAACAAGGAGGGTCCGTCCCTCGTCAACTGGCCGCACTATGTGGACATACTGCATCGCGATGCCACGCTGAGGGACATCATCACGGCATCGGCAAAGATCTCCGCCCTGGCCTTCGATGCGCCGGAGGACACCAAGGAAGTCGTGGACTCTGCGGAGAACCTGCTGCTGGGCGTGACCAACCGCGAGATAAGGAGCGGCTACTCCACTATCGGTGACGTGATGGGGGACCTCTATGACGAGCTGGCGGAGGCGGCACAGAACCCCAACGGCATCATAGGCGTGGAGACGGGATTCTCCACCATCGACGCTCGGCTCCAGGGGCTCCGCGAGGGCCAGATGGTGGTCATCGGCGCCCGTCCTGGCGTGGGCAAGACGTCGTTTGCCCTCAACCTTGCCGTCAATGCGGCGGCAAAGGGCACGAGCGTGGCCTTCTTCTCCCTTGAGATGTCCAAGACGGAGATCGCCCAGAGGCTCCTCTCGTCCTATGCGCGCATCCCACTCACGGCCATTCGTGGCGCGCACATCAAGAGCGACCAGTGGAGCACCGTCTTCCAAGCCACACAGGAGCTCTCGACCCTCGACCTCATGATCGACGACACGCCCGGTACCACCGTGACGGAGATTCGCGCCAAGGCGCGCCGCATGCTCAAGGACAAGCCCAGGAAGCTCATACTCATCGATTACCTGCAGCTGCTCTCGCCCCCGTCGGGGCGGCGCACCGACAGCCGCGCCACTGAGGTCAGCGAGATGAGCCGTGGCATCAAGATCATGGCAAAGGACCTCGTCTGTCCCGTCGTGGCGCTCTCGCAGCTCAACCGCCAGGTCACGGATCGCAAGGGTCAGCGTCCACAGCTCTCTGACCTGCGTGAGTCTGGGTCGATCGAGCAGGATGCCGATATCGTCATCCTGCTCGACCGCTCCATGACCGAGGAGGAGGCCGCGCGCGACGACCGTCCCGACCCCAACGTGACCGACTTCATCATCGCCAAGAACCGCTCCGGCCCGCTTGACATCGTGCCGCTCATGTTCCTCGCGGGCTCCACCAAGTTCGTGGAGGTCGACAGGAACTTCCAGGAGTAG
- a CDS encoding adenylosuccinate synthase, with the protein MSASVLVGTQWGDEGKGKVTDLISGSFDVVCRYAGGANAGHTVMANGHKLALHQVPSGVMYKGTYPVIGNGCIVDPEILLGEIDTLEAQGISCADLKISSNAHIVMPYHKDLDGAHEKRLGKNLIGTTKRGVGPTYMDKMNRTGLRVQDMLDEKIFREKLEAALAYTNPILEKVYGMPTYTVGQICETYLPYAERIHPYIVESSLFLNEQLEAGKNILFEGAQATMLDIDFGTYPFVTSSNCTAGGAVTGSGVGPTNIDRVLGVAKAYLTRVGSGPFPTELFDEVGDRLGEAGHEYGVTTGRKRRCGWYDSVVVNYAARVNGLTDLAITKLDVLGCLDQIKVCVAYECDGRLYKTVPEHQGVFYHARPVYETLPGWNCDISGVRNFYQLPREAKDYIDFLEQLADVRVSIITVGPDREQTIDRYWR; encoded by the coding sequence ATGTCCGCATCAGTTCTGGTTGGCACGCAGTGGGGCGACGAAGGCAAGGGCAAGGTGACCGACCTCATTTCCGGCAGCTTTGATGTGGTGTGTCGCTATGCGGGTGGCGCGAACGCCGGCCATACCGTTATGGCGAACGGTCACAAGCTCGCCCTGCATCAGGTTCCCTCCGGCGTCATGTACAAGGGGACGTACCCCGTGATCGGCAACGGCTGCATCGTCGACCCCGAGATCCTTCTCGGCGAGATCGACACGCTCGAGGCCCAGGGCATCTCCTGTGCGGATCTCAAGATCTCCAGCAACGCGCACATCGTCATGCCCTATCACAAGGACCTCGATGGCGCCCACGAGAAGAGGCTCGGCAAGAACCTCATCGGCACCACCAAGCGCGGCGTCGGCCCCACCTACATGGATAAGATGAACCGCACCGGCCTGCGCGTGCAGGACATGCTTGACGAGAAGATCTTCCGCGAGAAGCTCGAGGCCGCATTGGCCTATACCAACCCCATCCTGGAGAAGGTCTATGGCATGCCTACCTATACCGTGGGGCAGATCTGTGAGACCTACCTGCCATATGCCGAGCGCATCCATCCCTACATCGTCGAGAGCTCCCTCTTCCTGAACGAGCAGCTCGAGGCCGGCAAGAACATCCTCTTCGAGGGCGCGCAGGCCACGATGCTCGACATCGACTTTGGCACCTATCCGTTTGTTACGTCCTCCAACTGCACCGCTGGCGGCGCCGTCACCGGCTCTGGCGTTGGTCCCACCAACATCGACCGCGTGCTGGGCGTCGCCAAGGCGTACCTCACCCGCGTTGGCTCTGGCCCCTTCCCCACGGAGCTCTTCGATGAGGTTGGCGACAGGCTCGGCGAGGCTGGCCACGAGTATGGAGTCACCACGGGTCGCAAGCGCCGCTGCGGCTGGTACGATTCCGTCGTCGTGAACTACGCCGCTCGCGTCAATGGTCTGACCGACCTTGCCATCACCAAGCTTGACGTCCTGGGCTGCCTGGATCAGATCAAGGTCTGCGTCGCCTACGAGTGCGACGGTAGGCTCTACAAGACCGTCCCCGAGCACCAGGGCGTGTTCTACCATGCCAGGCCCGTCTACGAGACACTCCCCGGCTGGAACTGCGACATCTCGGGCGTGCGCAACTTCTACCAGCTCCCGCGCGAGGCCAAGGACTATATCGACTTTCTGGAGCAGCTTGCCGATGTCCGCGTCTCCATCATCACCGTCGGTCCCGACCGCGAGCAGACCATCGACCGCTACTGGAGGTAG
- the purD gene encoding phosphoribosylamine--glycine ligase, whose amino-acid sequence MVTRDREAVDILLLGSGGREHALLAKLAESPHAGRLWVAPGNGGMFQLAERADVSMEDGNAVAAFAREHGIGLVVIGPEAPLVGGVADVVRAAGISVFGPSAEAARLEGSKEFAKQVMARAGVPTAAYRSFTDEASCAAYVREVAGPCVVKADGLAAGKGVIVAQTTEEALAGVHECLSGAFGDAGAKVIVEELLEGPECSLLALTDGTTVVPLATSQDHKRALDGDRGPNTGGMGVYSPVPILLPGELDRMVAIEQRVVDQLRADGIAYSGCLYGGFMLTRDGPKVLEFNARFGDPETQVVLPRMKADLVECFLACDEGTLCPDMVAWDDDWAVSVVLTSAGYPGAYEKGKPISGIDEANALPGVTVYHAGTALSSDGTVLTNGGRVLDMTAVAPTFEDARNRAYEACDKIWFEGKTYRHDIGMKAIKGRERL is encoded by the coding sequence ATGGTAACACGTGACAGGGAAGCGGTGGACATCCTCCTTCTGGGGTCCGGGGGGAGGGAACATGCGCTTCTCGCCAAGCTTGCCGAGTCACCCCACGCCGGCAGGCTGTGGGTCGCCCCGGGCAATGGTGGCATGTTCCAGCTCGCCGAACGAGCGGACGTCTCCATGGAGGACGGGAACGCCGTGGCCGCCTTTGCCCGCGAACACGGTATTGGCCTGGTGGTCATCGGCCCCGAGGCGCCGCTCGTCGGTGGCGTGGCCGACGTGGTGCGCGCCGCAGGCATCTCCGTGTTCGGCCCCTCGGCCGAGGCCGCGCGGCTGGAGGGCTCCAAGGAGTTTGCAAAGCAGGTCATGGCACGGGCGGGCGTGCCCACGGCGGCGTACCGCAGCTTTACCGACGAGGCGTCCTGTGCTGCCTATGTGCGTGAGGTCGCCGGTCCCTGCGTGGTCAAGGCGGACGGCCTTGCGGCGGGGAAGGGCGTCATCGTCGCCCAGACCACCGAGGAGGCCCTGGCCGGCGTGCACGAGTGCCTCTCGGGGGCGTTCGGCGACGCGGGCGCCAAGGTCATCGTGGAGGAGCTGCTCGAGGGCCCGGAGTGCTCGCTCCTCGCCCTCACGGACGGCACCACCGTGGTGCCCCTGGCCACCTCGCAGGATCACAAGCGCGCCCTCGACGGAGACCGCGGGCCCAATACGGGTGGCATGGGCGTGTACTCCCCGGTTCCCATCCTGCTGCCCGGTGAGCTGGATCGGATGGTTGCCATCGAGCAGAGGGTCGTCGACCAGCTGCGTGCGGACGGCATCGCCTACAGCGGCTGTCTCTACGGGGGCTTCATGCTCACGAGGGACGGCCCCAAGGTGCTTGAGTTCAACGCCCGCTTTGGCGACCCAGAGACCCAGGTGGTCCTGCCACGCATGAAGGCGGATCTTGTGGAGTGCTTCCTCGCCTGTGATGAGGGCACCCTGTGTCCCGACATGGTCGCATGGGATGACGACTGGGCCGTCTCCGTGGTACTGACGAGCGCAGGCTATCCCGGTGCGTACGAGAAGGGCAAGCCCATATCGGGAATCGACGAGGCCAATGCCCTTCCCGGCGTGACCGTCTATCATGCGGGTACCGCCCTGTCGTCCGACGGGACCGTGCTCACCAATGGGGGGCGCGTCCTCGATATGACGGCGGTGGCGCCTACCTTCGAGGACGCACGCAACCGTGCCTATGAGGCGTGTGACAAGATCTGGTTCGAGGGGAAGACCTATCGCCATGACATTGGCATGAAGGCCATCAAGGGCCGTGAGAGGCTGTAG